One part of the Lepeophtheirus salmonis chromosome 14, UVic_Lsal_1.4, whole genome shotgun sequence genome encodes these proteins:
- the Pu gene encoding GTP cyclohydrolase 1, giving the protein MSRNGDNCQNCSSDKKPTLNRMDSRFYRDQHDENINKIAENYKEIIKSLGEDPERSGLKDTPLRAAKSMMFFTKGYDDSIENAVKSGVFEENHDEMVVVKDIEMFSLCEHHLVPFMGKVSIGYLPLGKVLGLSKLARIVELYSRRLQLQERLTKEIANAIYESVNPAGVAVVVEACHLCMVMRGVQKVNSKTVTSCMLGVFRDDPKTRNEFLDLIRI; this is encoded by the coding sequence ATGAGCAGAAACGGAGATAACTGCCAAAACTGCTCATCCGATAAGAAGCCCACTTTAAATCGCATGGACTCCCGCTTCTACAGGGATCAACATGATGAAAACATCAATAAGATTGCTGAAAActacaaagaaataattaagtCATTAGGAGAGGATCCTGAGAGATCTGGCCTCAAAGACACTCCACTCAGAGCAGCTAAATCAATGATGTTCTTTACAAAGGGATATGATGACTCCATTGAGAATGCTGTGAAATCCGGAGTTTTCGAGGAGAATCATGATGAAATGGTCGTTGTTAAGGACATTGAAATGTTTTCTCTATGTGAGCATCATCTTGTGCCCTTTATGGGTAAAGTAAGCATTGGGTATCTTCCGTTGGGAAAAGTATTGGGCCTGAGTAAACTGGCTCGTATTGTGGAGCTATACTCAAGGCGACTCCAATTACAAGAACGATTAACTAAAGAAATTGCAAACGCCATTTATGAATCCGTTAATCCTGCGGGTGTAGCTGTTGTGGTGGAGGCCTGTCATCTCTGTATGGTCATGCGGGGTGTTCAAAAAGTGAATAGCAAAACTGTGACAAGTTGCATGCTTGGTGTCTTCCGGGACGATCCGAAAACTAGGAATGAGTTTTTGGACTTGATTAGGATTTAA